From the Halichoerus grypus chromosome 3, mHalGry1.hap1.1, whole genome shotgun sequence genome, one window contains:
- the UTP3 gene encoding something about silencing protein 10, whose amino-acid sequence MVGRSRRRGAAKWAAVRAKAGPGPADENEDDLEMPPSPGDSSYYQDKVDDFHEARSRAALAKGWSEVESEDEEGGDEEEEVLALDIADEDDEEDDDDDDDGGSSVQSEAEVSVDPSLSWGQRKKLYYDTDYGSKSRSRQSQQEVEEEEKEEEEEAQLIQRRLAQALEEDDFGVTWVEAFAKPVPQVDEAETRVVKDLAKVSVKEKLKMLRKESPELLELIEDLKVKLTEVKDELEPLLQLVEQGIIPPGKGSQYLRTKYNLYLNYCSNISFYLILKARRVPAHGHPVIERLVTYRNLINKLSVVDQKLSSEIRHLLTLKDDAGKKELNSEAKSTKAKPKSVSETAAAASAVAGISDDSDLDEEAALKYYKEIEDKQKLKRKKEENSIEEQALEDQNAKRAITYQIAKNRGLTPRRKKIDRNPRVKHREKFRRAKIRRRGQVREVRREEQRYTGELSGIRAGVKKSIKLK is encoded by the coding sequence ATGGTGGGGAGATCCCGGCGGCGCGGAGCGGCCAAGTGGGCAGCTGTGCGAGCCAAGGCAGGTCCCGGCCCAGCGGACGAAAATGAAGACGATTTAGAAATGCCACCCTCGCCAGGGGACTCTAGCTACTACCAAGATAAGGTAGATGATTTCCATGAGGCCCGATCACGGGCTGCCTTGGCTAAAGGCTGGAGCGAAGTGGAGAGTGAGGACGAGGAGGGTGgcgatgaggaggaggaggttctAGCCCTAGATATTGCTGATGAGGACGATGAAGaggatgatgatgacgatgatgatggtggGAGCTCCGTGCAGAGTGAGGCCGAGGTATCTGTGGATCCCAGTTTGTCGTGGGGTCAGAGGAAAAAACTTTACTATGACACAGACTACGGTTCCAAGTCCCGAAGCCGACAAAGTCAACAAGAagtagaggaggaggaaaaagaggaggaagaggaagcgCAGCTCATTCAGCGGCGCCTCGCCCAAGCCCTGGAAGAGGATGATTTTGGGGTGACCTGGGTAGAGGCCTTTGCAAAACCAGTACCTCAAGTAGATGAGGCTGAGACCCGGGTCGTGAAGGATCTGGCGAAAGTTTCAGTGAAAGAGAAGCTGAAAATGCTGCGGAAAGAATCACCAGAACTCTTGGAACTGATAGAAGACCTGAAAGTTAAGCTGACTGAGGTGAAGGATGAGCTGGAGCCATTGCTACAGTTGGTGGAGCAAGGGATCATTCCACCCGGAAAAGGAAGCCAATACCTGAGGACCAAGTACAACCTCTATTTGAACTACTGCTCCAACATCAGCTTTTATTTGATCCTGAAAGCCAGGAGAGTCCCTGCACATGGACATCCTGTCATAGAAAGGCTTGTTACCTACCGAAATTTGATCAACAAGCTGTCAGTTGTAGATCAGAAGCTGTCTTCTGAAATTCGTCATTTACTCACACTTAAAGATGATGCTGGAAAGAAAGAACTGAATTCAGAAGCAAAATCCACCAAGGCCAAGCCAAAATCTGTTTCAGAGACTGCTGCTGCTGCCTCTGCTGTTGCAGGTATTTCTGATGATTCTGATCTTGATGAAGAAGCTGCACTGAAATActataaagaaatagaagacaagcaaaagttgaagagaaagaaagaagaaaatagtattGAAGAACAGGCTCTTGAAGATCAAAATGCAAAGAGAGCCATTACCTATCAGATTGCTAAAAATAGAGGACTTACACCTAGAAGAAAGAAGATTGATCGCAATCCTAGAGTGAAACACCGGGAGAAGTTCAGAAGAGCCAAAATTCGCAGAAGAGGCCAAGTTCGTGAAGTTCGTAGAGAAGAGCAGCGTTACACTGGTGAACTCTCTGGCATTCGTGCAGGAGTTAAAAAGAGCATTAAGCTTAAATAA